In the Wyeomyia smithii strain HCP4-BCI-WySm-NY-G18 chromosome 2, ASM2978416v1, whole genome shotgun sequence genome, one interval contains:
- the LOC129719612 gene encoding mucin-5AC-like, which produces MIQHVATIAILALIPFIICQTPESVNETSTNSAQDIEDLQLSTTATSITTSQILLDNIYEQTTPQPGLGNTDLPETGTISGLNEEDLQLIPGSTSDALQNASSTSMTTTDAPITTTQILLDSFNQQTTPQPSLVTTDIPETRSLFGLNEEDSQSFSGSTSTVITTTDAPITTSLASIDKRTSPQPDLVIADISETRESSGLNEEDSKLLGSFTSTTTTDALITTSQIQLDNFNESTSPRGDLPDLVNTDIPETRSISSLNEEYLQLLSENTSEAWQNRSSTSTSTITTPITRSQILLDIFNEQTSPLPGLVNTDISETLKISPRGKPFTDSESVSRLNEEKLQLFFDSTSTSTTTTSTSTTTSQILSDNFNEQTSPQPGLLNKNIPVSLKIPSRKKPQLFSERTRKAKKQNRSSTSTTTTAAPITTSQVLLNNEQVSPRLGLVNTDNAEAQISSRKDPSTNSKGIFALYAWQNTSSTSTTTTTTVAPITKSHILLDHFNEQTSLQPDLVNTDVSEALRISSTGKPSTDSHGKWALYKEDLKLFSGSTPRAWQNRSPSITATTAAPVRSSQVLLDSFNKRSYHQPGLVTFDIPKTPQNFYGVKPSNDSQGKFAFYENDLQLFSENTPKAWQNKAVISSGTTAAPIRLSQVPLDYFNRRTHHQPSLVTTDIPESEKISSRKNPSADFQGEFALYEDNIHLFSENTPEAWQNRSHVSTTTTAAPFITSQVLLENFNKQTHQPGLVTTDIPDTRKVSSRVKPSTDSQLQFALYRDDSQLFSGNTPKSKKISSRIKTAIKTPKSTVDDGVGYVYTSPAEPQSSHKAHTQQLHQFTNQQISETNSSPYLHRVTNTATNYVPVVQLLNHRSPAGSFQKSVTVHRIGNGAPTRRRWSSTTASPPPPFAGDLRYSNIYVPDQKPTPPSQPVQKHLPFVPINPQRKTQRIT; this is translated from the exons ATGATTCAGCat gTCGCCACCATTGCGATTTTGGCTTTGATACCCTTCATAATATGCCAGACTCCTGAGTCCGTCAACGAAACAAGCACAAACAGTGCTCAAGATATAGAAGATTTGCAATTGTCTACGACAGCCACTTCAATCACAACATCGCAGATTCTGTTGGATAACATTTACGAGCAAACCACTCCACAGCCAGGTCTAGGGAACACGGACCTCCCAGAGACCGGTACTATATCTGGTTTGAATGAGGAAGATTTACAATTGATTCCTGGAAGCACTTCCGATGCTTTACAAAATGCATCGTCTACAAGCATGACTACAACAGACGCTCCTATCACAACAACCCAGATTCTTTTGGATAGTTTTAATCAGCAAACCACTCCCCAGCCAAGTCTAGTTACCACGGATATCCCAGAAACCCGAAGTTTGTTTGGTTTGAATGAGGAAGATTCACAATCGTTTTCTGGAAGCACCTCCACAGTTATAACCACAACAGACGCCCCAATCACTACATCCCTGGCTAGCATTGATAAGCGTACCTCTCCTCAGCCAGATCTGGTAATCGCGGACATTTCAGAAACTCGAGAATCATCTGGTTTGAATGAGGAAGATTCAAAATTGCTCGGATCATTCACCAGCACAACGACAACAGACGCTCTAATCACCACATCCCAGATTCAGTTAGACAATTTCAATGAGTCAACCTCTCCTCGAGGAGATCTA CCAGATTTAGTGAACACGGACATTCCCGAAACCCGAAGTATATCTAGTCTGAATGAGGAATATTTACAATTGCTTTCTGAGAACACTTCCGAGGCTTGGCAAAATAGATCGTCCACCAGCACAAGTACAATAACCACTCCAATCACAAGATCTCAAATTCTGCTAGATATTTTCAATGAACAAACCTCTCCTTTGCCAGGTCTAGTGAACACGGACATTTCAGAAACTCTGAAAATTTCCCCTAGAGGGAAGCCATTCACCGATTCCGAAAGTGTTTCTAGATtgaatgaggaaaaattacaattgTTTTTCGATAGCACATCCACCAGCACAACCACAACATCCACTTCAACCACAACATCCCAGATTCTGTCGGATAACTTCAATGAACAAACCTCTCCTCAGCCAGGTCTATTGAACAAGAACATTCCAGTAAGTCTGAAAATTCCCTCTAGGAAAAAACCACAACTGTTTTCCGAACGCACACGCAAGGCTAAGAAGCAAAATAGGTCGTCGACCAGCACAACAACAACAGCCGCTCCAATCACAACATCCCAGGTTCTGTTGAATAATGAACAAGTCTCTCCTCGGTTAGGTCTAGTAAATACGGACAATGCTGAAGCTCAGATTTCCTCCAGAAAAGATCCATCCACCAATTCTAAAGGTATATTTGCTTTGTAT GCTTGGCAAAATACATCGTCCACAAGCACAACCACGACCACAACAGTCGCTCCaatcacaaaatctcacattCTGTTGGATCACTTCAATGAACAAACCTCTCTTCAGCCAGATTTGGTAAACACGGATGTTTCAGAAGCTCTGAGAATTTCCTCTACAGGAAAACCATCTACCGACTCCCATGGTAAATGGGCTTTGTATAAGGaagatttaaaattgttttctggAAGCACTCCCAGGGCATGGCAAAATAGATCGCCCTCCATTACAGCAACAACGGCTGCTCCAGTCAGATCATCTCAGGTTCTGCTGGATAGCTTCAATAAGCGATCCTATCATCAGCCAGGTCTGGTGACTTTTGACATTCCAAAAACTCCACAAAATTTTTATGGAGTAAAACCATCTAACGATTCCCAAGGTAAATTTGCCTTTTATGAGAACGACTTACAATTGTTTTCTGAAAACACTCCGAAAGCTTGGCAAAACAAAGCGGTCATCAGCTCAGGAACCACAGCGGCTCCAATCAGATTATCACAGGTTCCGTTGGATTACTTCAATAGGCGAACCCATCATCAGCCAAGTTTAGTAACCACGGACATTCCTGAAAGCGAGAAAATTTCGTCTAGGAAAAATCCATCTGCCGATTTCCAAGGTGAATTTGCTTTGTATGAGGACAATattcatttgttttctgaaaacACTCCCGAAGCGTGGCAAAATAGATCACACGTCAGTACAACAACAACGGCTGCCCCATTCATAACATCCCaggttttgttggaaaacttcAATAAGCAAACCCATCAGCCAGGTCTAGTGACCACGGATATTCCAGATACTCGAAAAGTTTCCTCTAGAGTGAAACCATCTACCGATTCCCAACTTCAATTTGCTTTATATAGGGACGATTCACAGTTGTTTTCTGGAAACACTCCCAAGTCAAAGAAAATTTCTTCAAGAATAAAAACAGCGATAAAAACACCTAAATCTACTGTTGATGATGGTGTGGGATATGTTTATACGTCACCTGCTGAACCCCAAAGTTCGCACAAGGCGCATACGCAGCAATTACATCAATTCACTAATCAGCAAATAAGCGAAACTAACAGCTCACCGTACCTCCATCGAGTAACGAATACTGCTACAAATTATGTTCCTGTTGTCCAGTTGCTGAACCATCGGTCGCCTGCTGGTTCGTTCCAAAAATCGGTTACTGTCCATAGAATCGGCAATGGTGCACCAACGAGACGACGATGGTCCTCTACTACAGCGTCTCCCCCTCCACCGTTCGCTGGTGATTTACGTTACAGTAATATATATGTTCCAGACCAGAAACCAACGCCTCCATCTCAGCCGGTCCAGAAACATTTACCTTTCGTTCCAATCAACCCGCAACGAAAAACTCAGCGTATTACGTAA
- the LOC129719611 gene encoding mucin-5AC-like, with protein sequence MIQHVATIAILALIPFIICQTPESVNETSTNSAQDIEDLQLSTTATSITTSQILLDNIYEQTTPQPGLGNTDLPETGTISGLNEEDLQLIPGSTSDALQNASSTSMTTTDAPITTTQILLDSFNQQTTPQPSLVTTDIPETRSLFGLNEEDSQSFSGSTSTVITTTDAPITTSLASIDKRTSPQPDLVIADISETRESSGLNEEDSKLLGSFTSTTTTDALITTSQIQLDNFNESTSPRGDLPDLVNTDIPETRSISSLNEEYLQLLSENTSEAWQNRSSTSTSTITTPITRSQILLDIFNEQTSPLPGLVNTDISETLKISPRGKPFTDSESVSRLNEEKLQLFFDSTSTSTTTTSTSTTTSQILSDNFNEQTSPQPGLLNKNIPVSLKIPSRKKPQLFSERTRKAKKQNRSSTSTTTTAAPITTSQVLLNNEQVSPRLGLVNTDNAEAQISSRKDPSTNSKGIFALYAWQNTSSTSTTTTTTVAPITKSHILLDHFNEQTSLQPDLVNTDVSEALRISSTGKPSTDSHGKWALYKEDLKLFSGSTPRAWQNRSPSITATTAAPVRSSQVLLDSFNKRSYHQPGLVTFDIPKTPQNFYGVKPSNDSQGKLAFLENDLQLFSENTPKAWQNKAVISSGTTAAPIRLSQVPLDYFNRRTHHQPSLVTTDIPESEKISSRKNPSADFQGEFALYEDNIHLFSENTPEAWQNRSHVSTTTTAAPFITSQVLLENFNKQTHQPGLVTTDIPDTRKVSSRVKPSTDSQLQFALYRDDSQLFSGNTPKSKKISSRIKTAIKTPKSTVDDGVGYVYTSPAEPQSSHKAHTQQLHQFTNQQISETNSSPYLHRVTNTATNYVPVVQLLNHRSPAGSFQKSVTVHRIGNGAPTRRRWSSTTASPPPPFAGDLRYSNIYVPDQKPTPPSQPVQKHLPFVPINPQRKTQRIT encoded by the exons ATGATTCAGCat gTCGCCACCATTGCGATTTTGGCTTTGATACCCTTCATAATATGCCAGACTCCTGAGTCCGTCAACGAAACCAGCACAAACAGTGCTCAAGATATAGAAGATTTGCAATTGTCTACGACAGCCACTTCAATCACAACATCGCAGATTCTGTTGGATAACATTTACGAGCAAACCACTCCACAGCCAGGTCTAGGGAACACGGACCTCCCAGAGACCGGTACTATATCTGGTTTGAATGAGGAAGATTTACAATTGATTCCTGGAAGCACTTCCGATGCTTTACAAAATGCATCGTCTACAAGCATGACTACAACAGACGCTCCTATCACAACAACCCAGATTCTTTTGGATAGTTTTAATCAGCAAACCACTCCCCAGCCAAGTCTAGTTACCACGGATATCCCAGAAACCCGAAGTTTGTTTGGTTTGAATGAGGAAGATTCACAATCGTTTTCTGGAAGCACCTCCACAGTTATAACCACAACAGACGCCCCAATCACTACATCCCTGGCTAGCATTGATAAGCGTACCTCTCCTCAGCCAGATCTGGTAATCGCGGACATTTCAGAAACTCGAGAATCATCTGGTTTGAATGAGGAAGATTCAAAATTGCTCGGATCATTCACCAGCACAACGACAACAGACGCTCTAATCACCACATCCCAGATTCAGTTAGACAATTTCAATGAGTCAACCTCTCCTCGAGGAGATCTA CCAGATTTAGTGAACACGGACATTCCCGAAACCCGAAGTATATCTAGTCTGAATGAGGAATATTTACAATTGCTTTCTGAGAACACTTCCGAGGCTTGGCAAAATAGATCGTCCACCAGCACAAGTACAATAACCACTCCAATCACAAGATCTCAAATTCTGCTAGATATTTTCAATGAACAAACCTCTCCTTTGCCAGGTCTAGTGAACACGGACATTTCAGAAACTCTGAAAATTTCCCCTAGAGGGAAGCCATTCACCGATTCCGAAAGTGTTTCTAGATtgaatgaggaaaaattacaattgTTTTTCGATAGCACATCCACCAGCACAACCACAACATCCACTTCAACCACAACATCCCAGATTCTGTCGGATAACTTCAATGAACAAACCTCTCCTCAGCCAGGTCTATTGAACAAGAACATTCCAGTAAGTCTGAAAATTCCCTCTAGGAAAAAACCACAACTGTTTTCCGAACGCACACGCAAGGCTAAGAAGCAAAATAGGTCGTCGACCAGCACAACAACAACAGCCGCTCCAATCACAACATCCCAGGTTCTGTTGAATAATGAACAAGTCTCTCCTCGGTTAGGTCTAGTAAATACGGACAATGCTGAAGCTCAGATTTCCTCCAGAAAAGATCCATCCACCAATTCTAAAGGTATATTTGCTTTGTAT GCTTGGCAAAATACATCGTCCACAAGCACAACCACGACCACAACAGTCGCTCCaatcacaaaatctcacattCTGTTGGATCACTTCAATGAACAAACCTCTCTTCAGCCAGATTTGGTAAACACGGATGTTTCAGAAGCTCTGAGAATTTCCTCTACAGGAAAACCATCTACCGACTCCCATGGTAAATGGGCTTTGTATAAGGaagatttaaaattgttttctggAAGCACTCCCAGGGCATGGCAAAATAGATCGCCCTCCATTACAGCAACAACGGCTGCTCCAGTCAGATCATCTCAGGTTCTGCTGGATAGCTTCAATAAGCGATCCTATCATCAGCCAGGTCTGGTGACTTTTGACATTCCAAAAACTCCACAAAATTTTTATGGAGTAAAACCATCTAACGATTCCCAAGGTAAATTGGCCTTTTTAGAGAACGACTTACAATTGTTTTCTGAAAACACTCCGAAAGCTTGGCAAAACAAAGCGGTCATCAGCTCAGGAACCACAGCGGCTCCAATCAGATTATCACAGGTTCCGTTGGATTACTTCAATAGGCGAACCCATCATCAGCCAAGTTTAGTAACCACGGACATTCCTGAAAGCGAGAAAATTTCGTCTAGGAAAAATCCATCTGCCGATTTCCAAGGTGAATTTGCTTTGTATGAGGACAATattcatttgttttctgaaaacACTCCCGAAGCGTGGCAAAATAGATCACACGTCAGTACAACAACAACGGCTGCCCCATTCATAACATCCCaggttttgttggaaaacttcAATAAGCAAACCCATCAGCCAGGTCTAGTGACCACGGATATTCCAGATACTCGAAAAGTTTCCTCTAGAGTGAAACCATCTACCGATTCCCAACTTCAATTTGCTTTATATAGGGACGATTCACAGTTGTTTTCTGGAAACACTCCCAAGTCAAAGAAAATTTCTTCAAGAATAAAAACAGCGATAAAAACACCTAAATCTACTGTTGATGATGGTGTGGGATATGTTTATACGTCACCTGCTGAACCCCAAAGTTCGCACAAGGCGCATACGCAGCAATTACATCAATTCACTAATCAGCAAATAAGCGAAACTAACAGCTCACCGTACCTCCATCGAGTAACGAATACTGCTACAAATTATGTTCCTGTTGTCCAGTTGCTGAACCATCGGTCGCCTGCTGGTTCGTTCCAAAAATCGGTTACTGTCCATAGAATCGGCAATGGTGCACCAACGAGACGACGATGGTCCTCTACTACAGCGTCTCCCCCTCCACCGTTCGCTGGTGATTTACGTTACAGTAATATATATGTTCCAGACCAGAAACCAACGCCTCCATCTCAGCCGGTCCAGAAACATTTACCTTTCGTTCCAATCAACCCGCAACGAAAAACTCAGCGTATTACGTAA
- the LOC129723589 gene encoding uncharacterized protein LOC129723589, which produces MYQFVTIFAVVTLLPSIICQIPAFVDETSTVSAQDIYDLDEEDFQVWLSGRMPKAWQDRSSTSTTTAAPPTTTSQAPLDNFNEQTEPQQDLVNTEVPEIPEIPTTTTKTTTQSTTNDFAGYVYTPPADFKSWLKAHMQ; this is translated from the exons ATGTATCAATTT GTCACCATTTTTGCGGTTGTAACTTTGCTACCGAGCATAATATGTCAAATTCCAGCGTTTGTCGACGAAACCAGCACAGTCAGTGCTCAAGATATATACGATTTGGATGAGGAAGATTTCCAAGTATGGCTTTCTGGAAGGATGCCGAAGGCTTGGCAAGATAGATCGTCCACCAGCACAACTACAGCGGCACCTCCAACCACAACATCCCAGGCTCCGTTGGATAACTTTAACGAGCAAACCGAGCCGCAGCAAGATCTAGTGAACACGGAGGTTCCCGAAATTCCGGAAATTCCAACAACAACCACAAAAACAACAACTCAATCCACTACCAACGATTTTGCAGGATATGTTTACACGCCACCTGCCGATTTCAAAAGTTGGCTCAAAGCGCATATGCAGTAA